AATTACATTATAGCCAATAATCCCATTATCTACTGCCGTTTCTAAGGAATTATGAAGACCGTTGACTCCTACATTTGTTGAAGGGAAAGTGAAATTTGGCGTTGTACTTGCTGTTGCACCTACTTCTAAAGCATCAGAACATCCATCTCCGTCAGAATCTAGGTCATACTGATTCTCATGCCCGTCATTATCAATATCTATACAATGTTCCTTTGAAGTAAACTTCCCTATGAAATGTTCTGTACCACTTTCGTTTGTACTCACTATTTTTACTTCATTATTCCCTGGATTTAAAGTGATATTACTAAAAGGAATTACACTTCCCATAGTTCCATTTGCTTGATAACCTCTTAGTCTTACAGGCTTTAACCCGTTGTTATAAGAAGGATGGCTAGAACTATAATGCGCCGTTCCAAAGGCCGTTACATTTCCAAACTCATTGATTACAAAACGTACTCTTGGCAGACCGTCAGACCGTGCATCCCAAGGCGAGTAAATTCTATTATCACCGGTACTATATGCTTGATCATTGGGGTTCACAAATTCCATATCTACCTTAAAGGCTTTTTTCTGTGAATCTTGTCCTTGGATATCCATACTTTTTTGTAAAGCTGTAACTCCGTTTACGGTCACTGTCTGTGCTTGAAAAATGTTTTGGTTATTGATATAAATTTCCATTGCATTATCTATTAATGCAATATCGATAACTAAATGGGATACGTTATTTATATTGTAGGTAAACACATGATTTGTGATATTCATCTGCCCGAAAGATTCAACATTAGTACCACATTGTTCATCCACATCTGGAATTCCATCATTATCATCATCAATGTCTTCAGTATTACTAATCCCATCTCCATCAAAATCATCGCCAGAATCTGGTATAAAAATGGGAATCAAATTCGTTCCACAATTTACAATTAAAGATCTCCAATCTGTTCCATTAAAAATCACCAAAGATCCTGTATTACAACAATCAGTACAATAAATCATGAGCCCTTTGGCTGCATTATTAATACTTTGAATACTGTTATTGTCCATTCTAGGAGGTAAAAAACCCTTAGAAGTTGAGTTCACCTCCAAAATAGCAGATTCATCTGGCGAAGTTGTACCTATTCCCACCTGACCTTGGATTAATTGCGTTCCTAATACTAAGAATAAAATTGCGAGTTTCGTGCGTAGCATTTATTATTTTTTTCAAAACAATGGCAAAAGTATGCCAAAATATTGTTTTGTCTATGTCACTTTTGCAACATAAGAACCTATTAATCACTATTATACAACGTATGATAAAATTAAAATAGATTTAACTACTTAATTAGTAATCTATTAAATCATTTTAATAAATTTTCACATTAACACAAAAAAATACAGACGTTAGCTAATCATCACGATTATGATAATCAGTTAACTAATTATTCTTTTCAGAATACTTTAAGCTTATGAGGTTTTTATTTTGGGAAACTTCGATCACCTTACCAAAACATAAAGAATTCGAATAATTGATATGTCCGACAGGGCAATCTATAAACAATGGTATACTTAATTGCACACAAAACTTCTGCATTATTTCTACTACAGTCTCTCCAAAAGGAATTTTATGATCATGAATATGAGTAAAACTCCCTAACAAAATAGCTTTTAAACCACCCAAAGAACCATTTCTATACAAGCCATACATCATTCTATCAATATGATATACATACTCATCTAAATCTTCAAGAAAAAGAATACAATTGTTGGTAGATGGATAACTCACAGAGCCCATCATGGAATAAAGAACCGATAAATTTCCTCCAATAAGCTTACCTTCGATCGAAATATTTTGTTTTTGTGAAGAGGTCCATTCAAAACTAATTGCTTTACCCAAAAAAGCGTTTTCTAACGATATTTTTGCTGTTTCGCTAAGATCTGGTAGCTGAATAGGCATCGGAGCATGGACAGAATAGGCTCCAAAAGCCAAAATATGGTTCAAAAAAATGGTAAAATCAGAAAAACCTACAAGAATTTTAGGATTTCTTTGAAATAATTGCCAATCAATTAAATCTATCACACGAACACTACCATAACCTCCACGAACACACCAAAGTATATCTATAGAAGAATCTTCTAGCATGGCATTAAATGCTTTCGCCCTTTCTTGATCATTTTGAGCAAATTGATGATATGGATGATGAACATTACTTGATACAACCACTTGAAAACCTTTGCTTTCTAACCATTTTTTGGTACTTAAAACCTGGCTATTTTCTAAAAATCTAGCGGTAGCTATTAACCCAATTTTCTTTAGCATCTTTCTGTTTTTTAT
This genomic interval from Flavobacteriales bacterium contains the following:
- a CDS encoding LD-carboxypeptidase: MLKKIGLIATARFLENSQVLSTKKWLESKGFQVVVSSNVHHPYHQFAQNDQERAKAFNAMLEDSSIDILWCVRGGYGSVRVIDLIDWQLFQRNPKILVGFSDFTIFLNHILAFGAYSVHAPMPIQLPDLSETAKISLENAFLGKAISFEWTSSQKQNISIEGKLIGGNLSVLYSMMGSVSYPSTNNCILFLEDLDEYVYHIDRMMYGLYRNGSLGGLKAILLGSFTHIHDHKIPFGETVVEIMQKFCVQLSIPLFIDCPVGHINYSNSLCFGKVIEVSQNKNLISLKYSEKNN